A window of Candidatus Bathyarchaeota archaeon contains these coding sequences:
- a CDS encoding glutamate-cysteine ligase family protein — MDGASTYKPLEVLGPEHEFALVNPDLQVLPIADKIIKGYCGRMLNFIELPEFTFGKELQLHVMEIKANEPFQSPSEFEETIQSAVSTLNGIVQKHGAMLLGTGMHPLLQLQDTAIWPHYHRKIYDAYGKIFNLNQHGWLNIQSFHLNLPYQKETDAIQIHNQLANLCAYLPAVAASSPIFEGKAGPDLDNRLQFYKANQKEVPSVAGDIIPDYVSSIGQYKRDVIGRYSKDLAAAGADETLLNREWVNSRGVIFRFDRSALEVRVMDEQECIKMDVAFACFIRATLRGLIAEKAELAPHKVLVADFNAVIKEGLATHVSSPLGETARQVCQHYLKLATQYAEGDEKKYLPLVKRRIDGGCLSELIRAKVRQRAEKTIFHEAIVDVYSTLINCLRNNEPF, encoded by the coding sequence TTGGATGGCGCCTCCACGTATAAACCACTTGAAGTCCTCGGACCTGAACACGAGTTTGCCCTCGTAAACCCCGACCTGCAAGTTTTACCCATAGCCGACAAAATCATCAAAGGCTACTGCGGACGCATGTTGAACTTTATCGAGTTACCTGAGTTCACTTTCGGCAAAGAGTTGCAGTTGCATGTGATGGAGATCAAAGCGAACGAGCCGTTTCAGTCTCCGTCCGAGTTTGAGGAGACCATTCAGTCGGCGGTGTCCACCCTAAACGGAATCGTGCAGAAACACGGCGCCATGCTTCTGGGCACAGGCATGCACCCCCTGCTACAACTCCAAGACACCGCCATCTGGCCTCACTACCACAGAAAAATCTACGACGCATACGGCAAAATCTTCAACCTAAACCAACATGGATGGCTAAACATCCAAAGCTTCCACCTTAACCTGCCCTACCAAAAAGAAACCGACGCCATCCAAATTCACAACCAACTCGCTAACCTCTGCGCCTACCTGCCCGCAGTAGCGGCTTCATCGCCCATCTTCGAAGGCAAAGCGGGACCTGACTTGGACAACCGACTTCAGTTCTACAAGGCAAACCAGAAAGAAGTTCCCTCAGTCGCAGGCGACATCATCCCCGACTATGTTTCCTCAATCGGGCAATACAAGCGGGATGTTATCGGGCGGTACTCCAAAGACTTAGCCGCCGCTGGCGCAGACGAAACCCTGCTGAATCGGGAGTGGGTTAATTCGAGGGGTGTGATTTTCCGTTTTGACCGCTCTGCGCTTGAGGTGAGGGTGATGGATGAACAGGAATGCATCAAGATGGATGTAGCGTTTGCCTGCTTTATCCGCGCCACGCTAAGAGGCTTAATCGCGGAGAAAGCGGAGCTTGCACCGCATAAGGTTCTCGTTGCGGACTTCAACGCTGTTATCAAAGAAGGTTTAGCCACACACGTATCCAGTCCACTCGGCGAAACCGCTCGGCAAGTTTGCCAACACTACCTCAAACTTGCCACACAGTACGCGGAGGGCGACGAGAAAAAGTACCTCCCACTTGTTAAACGCCGAATTGATGGCGGCTGCCTCTCAGAACTCATCCGCGCCAAAGTGCGGCAGCGTGCAGAGAAAACAATTTTCCATGAAGCAATCGTTGATGTGTATTCAACCCTTATTAATTGCCTGCGTAATAATGAACCGTTTTAA
- a CDS encoding SCP2 sterol-binding domain-containing protein, with protein sequence METHAQTPQEFFEKILPTRFKAERAAGINVVALINVSGVDGGDWTVTIKDQKMQVTPGLYSSPDLTLKMAQADFLELVNGKISAEKAFFTGKVQFKGNIALALKLRDAGFL encoded by the coding sequence ATGGAGACACATGCACAAACCCCACAAGAGTTTTTTGAAAAAATCTTGCCCACACGTTTTAAAGCTGAAAGAGCAGCAGGCATCAATGTTGTGGCTCTGATTAATGTTTCTGGAGTTGACGGCGGCGACTGGACAGTCACCATTAAAGACCAGAAAATGCAAGTAACCCCAGGCTTATATTCCTCACCTGACCTGACATTGAAGATGGCTCAAGCGGATTTTTTGGAGTTAGTAAATGGAAAAATAAGCGCCGAGAAAGCCTTCTTCACTGGTAAAGTCCAGTTCAAAGGCAACATCGCTCTCGCATTGAAGCTACGTGACGCGGGGTTTCTATAA
- a CDS encoding coenzyme F420-0:L-glutamate ligase translates to MIPVTGLPLIQPGDNLGKLIVEAANKQKTPIQPHDVVVVTHVVVSKAEGNIINLDTVKPSPKAIEIAKQTNKDPALVEVILQETKDLVCIGPNSIITETYSGTISANAGVDRSNVSGENNVVPLPKKPHASAEGIRQEIKRLTDADVAVIVSDTHGRPFRLGEINVAVGVAGLVPIRDRRGEKDLFGYVLRVKQTAVADELASAAELVIGQADEGIPVAIIRGYNYISTDEPAPTLIRSKEKDLFR, encoded by the coding sequence GTGATCCCCGTAACAGGTTTACCGTTAATCCAACCCGGCGACAATTTAGGCAAACTAATCGTGGAAGCAGCAAACAAACAGAAAACTCCAATCCAACCCCACGATGTTGTGGTGGTTACCCATGTTGTGGTTTCAAAAGCTGAGGGCAACATAATTAACCTCGACACCGTCAAACCGTCACCTAAAGCCATCGAAATCGCAAAGCAAACCAACAAAGACCCCGCACTCGTCGAGGTTATCCTGCAGGAAACCAAAGACTTAGTCTGCATAGGCCCCAACAGCATCATAACAGAAACCTACAGCGGAACCATAAGCGCCAACGCAGGTGTAGACCGCTCAAACGTATCAGGCGAAAACAACGTTGTACCGCTACCCAAAAAACCACACGCATCAGCGGAAGGCATAAGGCAAGAAATCAAGCGCCTCACCGATGCCGACGTAGCGGTTATTGTTTCAGACACCCATGGCAGGCCGTTCCGCTTGGGTGAAATTAACGTGGCTGTGGGCGTTGCGGGATTGGTTCCGATTAGGGATCGGAGGGGCGAAAAAGACCTCTTTGGTTACGTGTTGCGTGTAAAGCAGACTGCTGTTGCAGATGAGTTGGCTTCTGCGGCGGAGTTGGTGATTGGACAAGCAGACGAAGGTATCCCAGTCGCTATCATCAGAGGATACAATTATATCTCAACCGACGAGCCAGCCCCAACGTTGATTCGCTCAAAAGAGAAAGACCTCTTCAGGTAA
- a CDS encoding DUF190 domain-containing protein, producing the protein MRQKMWSLTIRIKRNDEVGGKRLQTLVMDFLMKAKVSGATVWTGVNGFGKRGKSSLHLEGVLVNMPLLIEVVDSQEKLEPLLPDLKHIVGDNGLVTIQETYVI; encoded by the coding sequence TTGAGACAGAAAATGTGGAGTTTAACAATCAGAATAAAACGCAACGACGAAGTCGGGGGAAAACGTTTGCAGACTTTGGTGATGGATTTTCTGATGAAAGCCAAAGTTTCGGGTGCAACAGTTTGGACTGGCGTGAATGGATTTGGTAAAAGAGGCAAATCCTCGCTTCATTTGGAAGGCGTTTTAGTAAATATGCCCTTACTCATTGAAGTAGTTGACTCTCAAGAGAAGCTGGAACCGCTACTGCCCGATTTGAAGCACATCGTCGGCGACAACGGACTGGTAACCATACAAGAAACCTACGTCATATAA
- a CDS encoding RimK family alpha-L-glutamate ligase translates to MSRIACFVEKYNFSDPREEAALQNFKAAAEKSGSQFSFLFRENIQDIPNYDAVFIRATTDPLFTSYIVSKTAWELGKKVIDDPESIKICANKIHQYALFEKHNIPRIPTVFLSKDDLRHKKITEIFDTLGKPVVIKAPYTSFSRYVEKAACETSFREVAKRFFKKSDVLAIQKFTPTAFDWRVGVLGNDILYVCKYMIPKGKWKHGAKLRGKPTVIWGRTVSVQKKDMPPRLREVALKACSVIGKGLYGVDIKEVNGEYVVVEVNDNPSIYAGYEDQMDPDIYQRIISHLSA, encoded by the coding sequence GTGTCTAGAATCGCTTGTTTTGTTGAAAAATATAATTTTAGTGACCCCCGCGAGGAAGCTGCTCTCCAGAACTTTAAAGCGGCAGCAGAGAAATCAGGCAGCCAATTCAGCTTCTTGTTCCGCGAAAACATCCAAGACATACCCAACTATGATGCTGTCTTCATCCGCGCAACCACCGACCCCCTCTTCACCTCATACATCGTCTCCAAAACCGCTTGGGAACTGGGCAAAAAAGTCATAGACGACCCCGAATCCATCAAAATCTGCGCCAACAAAATCCACCAATACGCCCTCTTCGAAAAACACAACATCCCCCGCATTCCCACCGTTTTCCTCAGCAAAGACGACTTGCGCCACAAAAAAATCACCGAAATCTTTGACACCTTGGGCAAACCCGTCGTCATCAAAGCCCCCTACACGAGCTTTAGCCGTTACGTCGAGAAAGCCGCCTGCGAAACCAGTTTCCGAGAAGTCGCCAAACGGTTCTTCAAAAAATCCGATGTCTTAGCTATCCAAAAGTTTACTCCAACCGCGTTTGATTGGCGTGTCGGTGTGTTGGGCAACGACATACTCTATGTCTGCAAATACATGATTCCTAAAGGCAAATGGAAGCACGGCGCTAAACTCCGTGGCAAACCGACGGTGATTTGGGGTAGAACTGTTAGCGTTCAGAAGAAGGACATGCCGCCGCGGTTGCGTGAAGTTGCTCTTAAAGCTTGCAGCGTCATCGGCAAAGGTCTCTACGGTGTGGACATAAAAGAAGTCAACGGCGAATACGTCGTCGTCGAAGTCAACGACAACCCCAGCATCTACGCAGGCTATGAAGACCAAATGGACCCCGACATCTACCAACGCATCATCAGCCACTTATCGGCGTAG
- a CDS encoding Coenzyme F420 hydrogenase/dehydrogenase, beta subunit C-terminal domain — translation MPPKQEDPQKPLEDEDLGIYLDLFSAKTPIEGQDGGVVSALLLKGLREGLFDAAVVVKRGEGYTAQAVVAENAEEVLAAKGTTYLRVDVNSKLRELVSQGKNRVAIVCTPCEAGVARKIQQTKVNCEVTVIGLFCYGCFNHDKLKGELKARLGIDLDKVDKTQVRQGKFIAQSEAKEVSCKVKDLHGASEAACSFCDDFTSRLADVSVGSVGSKLGYSTVIVRSKLGMRLVEGLEADVAQADKEAIVKISKLKRQRAKNNA, via the coding sequence ATGCCGCCAAAACAAGAAGACCCCCAAAAACCCCTAGAAGATGAAGATTTAGGAATTTACCTCGATTTGTTCTCAGCCAAAACCCCCATTGAGGGGCAGGATGGCGGAGTAGTTTCCGCGTTGCTGCTCAAGGGGTTGCGTGAAGGCTTGTTTGATGCCGCGGTTGTGGTAAAGCGAGGGGAAGGTTACACTGCCCAAGCCGTTGTCGCCGAAAACGCCGAAGAGGTATTGGCAGCGAAAGGCACAACGTACCTCCGTGTAGACGTAAACAGCAAGCTACGGGAACTTGTCAGTCAAGGAAAAAACCGCGTAGCCATCGTTTGCACCCCTTGCGAGGCGGGTGTTGCAAGGAAAATCCAGCAAACCAAAGTCAACTGCGAAGTTACCGTCATCGGGTTGTTCTGTTACGGATGCTTCAATCACGACAAACTCAAAGGGGAACTGAAGGCACGTTTAGGAATTGACTTAGACAAGGTGGACAAAACTCAGGTTCGGCAAGGCAAATTTATCGCCCAAAGTGAGGCGAAAGAAGTAAGCTGTAAAGTTAAGGATTTACATGGGGCTTCTGAAGCTGCATGCAGTTTCTGTGACGATTTTACTTCGCGGTTGGCGGATGTTTCGGTGGGATCGGTGGGGAGCAAGTTGGGATATTCGACTGTAATCGTGCGGTCAAAGCTTGGGATGCGGTTGGTAGAGGGGTTAGAAGCCGACGTCGCTCAAGCTGATAAGGAAGCAATCGTTAAAATCTCAAAGCTCAAGAGGCAACGCGCCAAAAACAATGCTTAG
- a CDS encoding ferredoxin family protein has translation MPIDPDFQTKRQATGEHSGHKVWGPVEPPTTLGIHGTNVAVDWDVCIGDGVCADVCPVSLYEMVDTPGHPLSNRKADPARESECIQCLACELQCPAAAIKITQAP, from the coding sequence TTGCCTATTGATCCTGATTTTCAAACTAAACGCCAAGCCACTGGCGAGCATAGTGGCCACAAAGTCTGGGGCCCCGTTGAACCCCCAACAACCCTTGGAATCCATGGAACAAACGTTGCGGTGGATTGGGATGTATGCATCGGAGACGGCGTATGCGCAGACGTCTGCCCCGTGTCGCTCTACGAGATGGTGGACACGCCTGGGCACCCCCTTTCGAACCGAAAAGCTGACCCAGCCCGCGAATCGGAGTGCATTCAGTGTCTTGCGTGTGAGCTGCAGTGTCCAGCGGCTGCGATTAAAATTACTCAAGCACCATAA
- a CDS encoding YkgJ family cysteine cluster protein yields the protein MSKEDNKGTTYSFDVCSQCKSICCQDAKPPLTENRKTIIQDYIKKKKLRVTEPFSKEEYTYPAVDSDVYCKLFNKKTGKCMVHPVKPETCVAGPFTFDINFNTQKVCFFLKKEEICAYAGVLFRDKPALKEHFEVARKQILTLIDQLSADELRALMKIEEPQTFKFCEEPLSPEVIRKLDL from the coding sequence ATGTCCAAGGAAGACAATAAGGGAACAACCTACAGCTTTGACGTTTGCAGCCAATGCAAATCTATCTGTTGCCAAGACGCCAAACCACCCTTAACAGAGAACCGTAAAACAATCATCCAAGACTACATTAAGAAAAAGAAACTCCGCGTCACCGAACCCTTCTCTAAAGAAGAATACACTTATCCAGCCGTGGACAGCGATGTTTACTGTAAACTGTTTAATAAGAAAACGGGCAAATGCATGGTTCACCCCGTAAAACCCGAAACCTGCGTTGCTGGCCCCTTCACTTTTGACATAAACTTTAACACGCAAAAGGTTTGTTTCTTCCTCAAAAAAGAGGAAATCTGTGCTTACGCTGGTGTTCTGTTCAGGGATAAACCCGCCTTAAAAGAGCATTTTGAGGTTGCACGCAAACAAATTCTCACACTCATCGATCAACTCAGCGCAGACGAGTTGCGGGCACTGATGAAAATTGAGGAACCGCAGACTTTCAAGTTCTGCGAGGAACCTCTCTCGCCTGAAGTCATCCGAAAACTGGACTTATAG
- a CDS encoding superoxide dismutase, with amino-acid sequence MEKVKTFTLPKLPYDYNALAPYISEEQLKLHHDKHHQKYVNDANAIFAKIDESRAQNTILDIKAVTKELAFNIGGHLLHTTFWENMAPAGKGGGGEPNGPVAELINNNYGSFERFKKIFTAAAVSTEGSGWAALAVHPCIGRPLVMQIEKHNVNVYPTFQILMVLDVWEHAYYVDYKNDRAKFVDAFWNVVNWDKVNKNLALVK; translated from the coding sequence ATGGAAAAAGTAAAAACCTTTACACTACCCAAACTACCCTACGACTACAACGCCCTCGCCCCATACATAAGCGAGGAGCAGCTAAAACTGCACCACGACAAACACCACCAGAAATACGTCAACGACGCCAACGCCATCTTCGCAAAAATCGACGAATCAAGAGCACAAAACACCATCCTCGACATAAAAGCCGTAACCAAAGAACTCGCCTTCAACATAGGCGGCCACCTTCTGCACACGACTTTCTGGGAAAACATGGCGCCCGCGGGCAAAGGCGGCGGAGGAGAACCAAACGGACCCGTAGCAGAATTGATTAACAACAATTATGGCAGTTTTGAGCGGTTCAAAAAAATCTTTACCGCAGCAGCAGTCAGCACGGAAGGCTCAGGTTGGGCAGCACTGGCGGTTCACCCCTGCATCGGAAGACCGCTGGTTATGCAGATAGAGAAGCACAACGTCAACGTGTACCCCACATTCCAAATCCTGATGGTTCTCGACGTTTGGGAACACGCCTACTACGTGGACTACAAGAATGACCGCGCCAAATTCGTCGACGCATTTTGGAACGTCGTCAACTGGGACAAAGTCAACAAAAACTTGGCTTTGGTAAAATAG
- a CDS encoding cation:proton antiporter — translation MSFEIQVLTDLAVLMVVASAVAFIFYKLKQPIIIGYLIAGIIVGPFTTPFHLVQNVEFLSVFAEIGVVLLLFTIGLEFPVRYLRSIGRVIFGVSAIEITLMIVVSWAVGAFLGWGFYDTLFLGAALASSSTTIIAKVLGDMGKLKEISSTLMLGILVVEDVVVVILLAMLQNVAIVHTVSVVDALWLVAKLVIFIGGTLVLGGFFVPKALDRVSQVANREILYILMLGVCFLFAIMATQIGFSAGIGAFIIGVVIARSRHREDINREIGPFKIVFGAIFFVSMGALMDITQIAVYWFPAVIITIVVIVTKLASCGFGTRLFRYDKTTSLRVGLGMGQIGEFAFIVAKAGQDVGVTSSFLLPIIGVATMITAFTTPYLIKFSHKPNPNNPTDYLYSQV, via the coding sequence ATGAGCTTTGAGATTCAAGTGCTAACAGACCTTGCCGTCTTAATGGTCGTTGCCTCAGCGGTAGCCTTCATATTCTACAAACTCAAGCAACCCATAATAATCGGCTACCTAATTGCAGGCATCATCGTCGGGCCATTCACAACACCGTTCCATCTCGTTCAAAACGTCGAGTTCCTTTCAGTGTTTGCTGAAATCGGTGTCGTGCTCCTGCTCTTCACGATCGGTTTAGAGTTTCCCGTGCGTTATCTGCGCTCCATCGGGCGTGTAATTTTCGGCGTTTCAGCCATAGAAATAACCCTAATGATAGTCGTCAGCTGGGCTGTTGGAGCTTTTTTGGGCTGGGGCTTCTACGACACACTCTTCTTGGGTGCGGCACTCGCCAGCAGCAGCACCACCATCATCGCTAAAGTGTTGGGCGACATGGGGAAACTCAAAGAAATCTCCTCCACCTTGATGCTTGGGATTCTTGTCGTAGAAGACGTGGTTGTAGTGATTTTATTGGCTATGTTGCAGAACGTGGCAATTGTGCACACTGTCTCAGTTGTTGATGCGCTTTGGTTAGTTGCCAAACTGGTGATATTCATCGGCGGAACCTTAGTTTTAGGCGGCTTCTTCGTGCCCAAAGCACTCGACCGAGTTTCACAGGTAGCAAACAGAGAGATACTCTACATCTTGATGCTGGGCGTCTGCTTCCTGTTCGCCATCATGGCCACCCAAATTGGTTTCTCTGCAGGCATCGGCGCATTCATCATCGGAGTCGTCATCGCAAGGTCTAGACATCGAGAGGACATAAACCGCGAGATTGGGCCGTTCAAAATTGTTTTCGGCGCCATATTCTTTGTCTCCATGGGTGCCTTGATGGATATTACTCAAATCGCCGTCTACTGGTTCCCCGCAGTGATAATCACTATCGTAGTTATCGTTACAAAGTTGGCTAGCTGTGGTTTTGGTACTCGCCTTTTCCGTTACGACAAGACAACTTCGCTGCGGGTTGGTTTAGGTATGGGGCAAATCGGTGAATTCGCTTTCATCGTTGCCAAAGCAGGGCAAGATGTGGGTGTAACGAGCAGTTTTCTTTTACCCATAATCGGAGTCGCCACCATGATCACCGCTTTCACAACGCCATACCTAATCAAATTCTCACACAAACCAAACCCCAACAACCCAACAGATTACTTGTACAGTCAAGTTTAA
- a CDS encoding dihydrolipoyl dehydrogenase — MEEFDVIVVGSGSGMLVASVAVDSGFKVAVVEGGRMGGTCINVGCVPSKMLIHPADVIQTMKDSEKLGIKATVDSVDFGSIMARMHALVDHDTSQQAAAVEATPNMKWFKEHGEFTSDYTMQVGNQTIKGKVIFIASGARTAIPPIKGIESVNYLTSDTVLQLQRQPKSIIIVGGGYIGMEYGHFFSALGTKTTVIQRADRLLPEEEPEVSELLLREVSKRMDVYLGYEALEVKQDGEQKTLVTRNRVDGTMKTFTAEALLIATGRISNADLLKPEKTGVKLDGRGFIEVNEYLETSKKHIYAFGDAIGKEMFKHSANYEAGLVWHNSTHDHKVKMDFSATPHAVFTYPQIAAVGLKEEEAKKRYSIAVGKAYYRDTAMGAAMGNPEGFVKVIVDAKTGKILGGHIIGPEAAVVIQEITNAMVSGNGDYGPIARGMHIHPALNEVVQNAFGNLHEPSHQH; from the coding sequence ATGGAAGAATTTGACGTCATAGTTGTAGGTTCAGGTTCAGGGATGCTTGTTGCGTCGGTTGCGGTGGATTCAGGTTTTAAGGTGGCGGTGGTGGAAGGCGGCCGAATGGGCGGCACCTGCATAAACGTCGGTTGTGTGCCCTCAAAGATGCTCATCCACCCTGCAGACGTAATCCAAACGATGAAAGACTCGGAAAAACTAGGCATCAAAGCAACAGTGGATTCCGTGGATTTTGGCAGTATCATGGCGCGTATGCATGCCCTCGTAGACCACGACACATCTCAGCAAGCAGCGGCAGTCGAAGCTACCCCCAACATGAAGTGGTTCAAAGAACACGGCGAATTCACCTCAGACTACACTATGCAAGTCGGCAACCAAACCATTAAAGGAAAAGTGATTTTTATCGCGTCAGGCGCACGCACCGCTATTCCCCCGATTAAGGGCATAGAGAGCGTCAACTATCTCACCAGCGACACAGTATTGCAACTTCAGAGGCAGCCTAAGAGTATCATAATAGTTGGCGGCGGCTACATCGGCATGGAGTACGGGCACTTCTTCTCTGCGTTGGGCACCAAAACCACAGTCATCCAGCGCGCGGACAGGTTGCTGCCCGAAGAGGAACCTGAAGTCTCCGAGTTGCTTCTGCGAGAGGTTTCTAAGCGTATGGATGTTTACCTCGGTTATGAGGCGCTTGAAGTCAAACAGGACGGTGAACAAAAAACTCTGGTGACGCGAAACCGCGTTGATGGAACAATGAAAACCTTCACAGCCGAAGCCCTCCTTATAGCTACGGGCAGAATCTCAAACGCCGACCTGCTCAAACCCGAAAAAACAGGCGTTAAACTCGACGGGCGCGGCTTCATAGAGGTCAACGAGTACCTCGAAACCAGCAAGAAACACATTTATGCTTTCGGTGACGCCATCGGCAAAGAGATGTTTAAGCACTCCGCTAACTACGAAGCAGGTTTGGTTTGGCATAACAGCACCCACGACCACAAGGTCAAGATGGATTTCTCAGCTACACCCCACGCCGTCTTCACGTACCCCCAAATTGCCGCGGTCGGCTTAAAAGAGGAAGAAGCAAAAAAGCGTTACAGTATAGCAGTCGGTAAAGCGTATTATCGGGATACTGCGATGGGTGCTGCGATGGGGAACCCTGAGGGTTTCGTCAAAGTCATCGTAGACGCTAAAACGGGAAAGATTTTGGGCGGTCACATAATCGGGCCCGAAGCGGCAGTTGTTATTCAGGAAATAACTAACGCTATGGTTAGCGGCAACGGAGACTATGGTCCCATAGCAAGGGGCATGCATATTCACCCCGCCCTCAACGAGGTAGTGCAGAACGCGTTTGGCAATCTCCATGAACCCAGTCATCAGCACTAA
- a CDS encoding RimK-like ATPgrasp N-terminal domain-containing protein — MLVVSSIGLCDDLRAVKPAVFLESSIKDTTINLTNDYRYLKTGYYVSLHAEVLGSQVIPSCENIIDASRTPILLLRAQKANIPTAPFLVTDNVKKIIKEVGLPVVVFAVNPFIHEGYKVAKNQSALYRAMKSLGMNYKFTVCAQPLRGELHTVKSVFGKTELADEQISAISQKVYELFRIPLCKLHVQKAEDKAFLCGLEPLKETELSKADLKLISKEIMLISQQGNHIGV, encoded by the coding sequence GTGCTGGTTGTTTCAAGCATTGGCCTATGTGATGATCTACGCGCGGTTAAACCCGCTGTATTTCTGGAGTCATCGATAAAAGACACAACCATCAACTTAACCAACGATTACCGCTACCTAAAAACTGGGTATTATGTTTCTTTGCACGCTGAAGTCTTGGGCAGTCAGGTTATCCCTTCATGCGAAAACATCATCGACGCCAGCCGCACCCCGATTTTGTTGCTTCGCGCCCAAAAAGCAAACATCCCCACTGCACCTTTCCTTGTAACTGATAATGTTAAGAAAATCATAAAAGAAGTCGGACTACCAGTGGTGGTTTTCGCAGTTAACCCCTTCATCCATGAAGGCTACAAGGTAGCAAAGAATCAAAGCGCCCTCTACCGCGCCATGAAAAGCCTCGGCATGAACTACAAATTCACTGTCTGCGCACAGCCCCTAAGAGGCGAGTTACATACTGTTAAGTCTGTGTTTGGAAAAACCGAGTTAGCAGATGAGCAAATTAGCGCTATCTCACAAAAGGTTTATGAACTCTTTAGAATTCCACTTTGCAAGTTACATGTTCAGAAAGCAGAGGATAAAGCCTTCCTGTGTGGCCTTGAACCATTGAAAGAAACCGAACTGTCAAAAGCTGATTTGAAGTTAATCTCGAAAGAGATTATGCTGATTTCTCAGCAGGGGAACCATATCGGTGTCTAG
- a CDS encoding GNAT family N-acetyltransferase — MPDKPAESHKIRYLHGDQTLLSQIKPLWEKLNQYHCVRSEHFKEHYKAMTFENRCNGLLKKAAGGQLRVDLAVYDATGQGVGYVISTINSEKVGEVESVYVEEDFRRNGVGDQLMRNALAWMDQNGVASKQVEVSVGNEVAWSFYRRFGFLPRKTLLKQKTLPS, encoded by the coding sequence ATGCCCGACAAACCCGCCGAAAGCCACAAAATCCGCTACCTACACGGCGACCAAACCCTACTCAGCCAAATCAAACCCCTATGGGAAAAACTCAACCAATACCACTGCGTTCGCTCTGAGCATTTCAAGGAACACTACAAAGCAATGACTTTTGAAAATCGGTGTAATGGTTTGCTCAAGAAGGCGGCTGGAGGGCAGCTGCGGGTGGACTTAGCCGTCTATGACGCCACAGGACAAGGAGTCGGCTACGTAATCAGCACCATAAATTCCGAGAAAGTCGGCGAAGTCGAATCCGTCTACGTCGAAGAAGACTTTAGGCGAAACGGCGTAGGTGACCAGTTGATGCGGAATGCGTTGGCTTGGATGGATCAAAACGGTGTAGCCTCAAAACAGGTTGAGGTGTCGGTGGGCAATGAAGTTGCTTGGAGTTTCTATCGGCGATTCGGTTTTTTGCCACGCAAGACTCTACTTAAACAGAAAACCCTGCCTTCCTGA
- a CDS encoding DNA primase: protein MTKYHLPTGMRYATLEERKEFYTEEFNQKKVADWFGPLLMNTKFAVIMGRHTKIFLEKYKEDAATTIIIDEYKDLVDVQAQVLEFLPEAVYYDRNVYDSDGQVIGQELAFDLDPENVTCPVHGTLADKLKRRQGLSFCELELGIVQKEAIGLYEFLERRFADLRIVYSGRGFHVHVFDQVACRFTSQERLRLAQEVKNAGFHIDEWVTTGEYRLIRLPYSLNGLVSRIVLPLKKEEIESFDAVRDRRCRPKFLGGATF, encoded by the coding sequence ATGACCAAATATCACCTGCCCACGGGCATGCGCTATGCCACTTTAGAGGAAAGAAAAGAGTTCTATACAGAAGAATTCAACCAAAAAAAAGTCGCCGACTGGTTTGGGCCCCTCTTGATGAACACCAAATTTGCAGTCATCATGGGCAGGCACACCAAGATTTTTTTGGAAAAATACAAAGAAGACGCAGCCACCACCATAATAATCGACGAGTACAAGGATTTGGTGGATGTGCAAGCGCAGGTTTTGGAGTTTTTGCCTGAAGCCGTCTACTACGACCGAAACGTCTACGACTCAGACGGCCAAGTCATCGGGCAGGAGCTTGCTTTTGATTTGGATCCTGAAAACGTCACTTGCCCCGTACATGGCACGTTAGCTGATAAGTTGAAGCGGCGGCAGGGCTTGAGTTTCTGTGAACTCGAACTGGGCATCGTGCAGAAAGAAGCCATCGGTCTGTATGAATTTCTTGAGCGGCGGTTTGCGGATTTGCGAATCGTCTATTCAGGCAGAGGGTTTCATGTGCATGTGTTTGATCAAGTCGCCTGCAGATTCACAAGTCAAGAACGCCTTCGATTAGCCCAAGAAGTGAAGAATGCAGGTTTCCACATCGACGAGTGGGTAACCACAGGTGAATACCGCCTCATACGTCTCCCCTATAGCCTCAACGGTTTGGTGTCGCGAATCGTGTTGCCACTAAAAAAAGAAGAGATAGAAAGCTTTGATGCCGTTCGTGACCGCCGATGTCGACCCAAATTTCTGGGGGGAGCTACTTTTTGA